In the genome of Desulfovibrio desulfuricans, one region contains:
- the speB gene encoding agmatinase, whose amino-acid sequence MCPVNSLKSPRFCGIRTFMRQSAATDETPQADVSVIGVPFDSGVSYRPGTRFGPAAIREASTLLKPYCPELDVDVDEHFSIADHGDIDTIPGYMEDSFAAITSSLTPFFAAKTLPVILGGDHSISLPNLRAVHAAMGPVALLHFDAHSDTIPSYYGKPYNHGTPFYWALKEGLILPQHSTQIGIRGPLYSREALDWPRQQGLRIIMGHEAHAMGLQAVIREALARIGDAPVFLSFDIDFLDAAYAPGTGTPEVEGFTTYEAMTLVRGICSKCRTVGMDLVEVLPDKDVAGITALAGASVVFAFLAAHAAWKRTQTPGNG is encoded by the coding sequence ATGTGCCCGGTCAATTCCCTCAAGTCGCCGCGCTTTTGCGGCATCCGTACATTTATGCGGCAATCAGCCGCCACGGACGAAACCCCACAGGCCGATGTCTCGGTCATTGGCGTGCCCTTTGACAGCGGCGTGTCGTACCGACCGGGCACCCGGTTTGGCCCGGCGGCCATCCGCGAGGCATCCACGCTGCTCAAGCCCTACTGCCCCGAGCTGGATGTGGATGTGGACGAGCACTTCAGCATTGCCGATCACGGCGACATAGACACCATCCCCGGCTACATGGAAGACAGCTTTGCCGCCATCACCAGCAGCCTGACGCCTTTTTTTGCCGCAAAAACCCTGCCCGTCATTCTGGGCGGCGACCACAGCATAAGCCTGCCAAACCTGCGCGCCGTGCATGCGGCCATGGGGCCCGTGGCTCTGCTGCACTTTGACGCGCACAGCGACACCATACCCAGCTATTACGGCAAGCCATACAACCACGGCACGCCCTTTTACTGGGCGCTTAAAGAAGGCCTGATCCTCCCCCAGCACTCTACCCAGATCGGCATACGCGGGCCGCTCTACAGCCGCGAGGCGCTCGACTGGCCCCGCCAGCAAGGGCTGCGCATTATCATGGGGCACGAGGCGCACGCCATGGGCCTGCAGGCGGTGATACGCGAGGCGCTGGCGCGCATCGGCGACGCCCCGGTGTTTTTGAGCTTCGACATTGATTTTCTTGATGCGGCATACGCCCCCGGTACCGGCACGCCAGAGGTGGAGGGCTTTACCACCTACGAGGCCATGACCCTGGTGCGCGGTATTTGCAGCAAGTGCCGCACCGTGGGCATGGATCTGGTCGAGGTGTTGCCCGACAAGGATGTGGCCGGCATTACCGCCCTGGCTGGCGCATCGGTGGTATTTGCCTTTTTGGCGGCCCATGCCGCGTGGAAGCGCACGCAGACGCCCGGCAACGGCTAA
- a CDS encoding transporter substrate-binding domain-containing protein — protein sequence MNMLLKKFMFGAALAGSLMLGANAAHADLLADIKAKGEIVIGTEARFTPFEFMENGKIVGYSTDMLDIIMKDMPGVKVKRMDIPFQGILPGLSAKKFDYIVTSVTATRERKEHYALSVPVADATVAMLVRADSPFAKPEDLNGKTVGCQTGSAQIKAIDLLAEKLGGKDKIKVKEYVAFDEAYADLAAGRLDGVAQSYPNLADVIKRRPGVFKILTPPFGPKVYFTWVGRNDADSASLVAFFDDGLRKLITSGKMAELQKKWFGFTMEIPTDLPNPVQ from the coding sequence ATGAACATGCTGCTAAAAAAATTCATGTTTGGCGCTGCGCTTGCCGGTTCCCTTATGCTTGGCGCCAATGCGGCGCACGCCGACCTGCTTGCAGACATCAAGGCCAAAGGCGAAATCGTCATTGGCACAGAAGCCCGTTTTACCCCATTTGAATTTATGGAAAACGGCAAAATTGTCGGCTACAGCACCGATATGCTTGATATTATCATGAAGGACATGCCCGGCGTCAAAGTCAAGCGCATGGACATTCCCTTTCAGGGCATCCTGCCCGGCCTGAGCGCAAAAAAGTTTGACTATATCGTCACATCTGTCACTGCCACCAGGGAACGCAAAGAACATTACGCCCTCAGCGTACCCGTGGCCGACGCCACTGTGGCCATGCTGGTGCGGGCCGACAGCCCCTTTGCCAAGCCGGAAGACCTGAACGGCAAAACCGTTGGCTGTCAGACCGGCTCCGCCCAGATCAAGGCCATTGACCTGCTGGCCGAAAAACTGGGCGGCAAGGACAAGATCAAGGTCAAGGAATATGTGGCCTTTGACGAAGCCTATGCCGACCTTGCCGCTGGCCGCCTTGACGGCGTGGCGCAGTCCTACCCCAACCTTGCCGACGTCATCAAGCGCCGCCCCGGCGTGTTCAAAATTCTCACCCCTCCCTTCGGCCCCAAGGTGTACTTTACCTGGGTCGGCCGTAACGACGCAGACAGCGCAAGCCTTGTGGCCTTTTTTGACGACGGCCTGCGCAAGCTTATCACCAGCGGCAAGATGGCCGAACTGCAGAAAAAATGGTTTGGCTTTACCATGGAAATTCCCACCGATCTGCCCAATCCCGTGCAATAG
- a CDS encoding sulfite exporter TauE/SafE family protein, which produces MDVPALVVVLAWFAGGFVSGASGIGGAMIALPVAALFIPIQDVIALSCILNIAMDGMIAALHFRHCKVRALYPMFAGAIPGSIIGLFILQMVPGSMLQGLTGLLLLAFVLWQRKGSFSQPGRESWLAGGMAGFASGVLGSAISFDGPPVGAYGLYAGWAPRTFLGTLGVFFVIRASLTCVLQAGAGLYTPEVLRYAAYGLPATMLGTLCAFPFVKRIDPAPFRNVLQGIIAIAALVCIWRAWL; this is translated from the coding sequence ATGGATGTTCCCGCTCTTGTTGTTGTGCTTGCCTGGTTTGCAGGCGGTTTTGTCTCCGGCGCAAGCGGCATCGGCGGCGCTATGATCGCCCTGCCCGTTGCCGCCCTGTTTATTCCCATTCAGGACGTCATCGCCCTGAGCTGCATCCTCAACATTGCCATGGATGGTATGATTGCGGCCCTGCACTTCAGGCATTGCAAGGTGCGGGCGCTCTATCCCATGTTTGCTGGGGCCATACCAGGTTCGATCATCGGCCTGTTCATCCTGCAGATGGTTCCGGGCAGCATGCTTCAGGGGCTGACGGGGCTGTTGCTGCTGGCCTTTGTGCTGTGGCAGCGCAAGGGCTCATTTAGCCAGCCGGGGCGCGAATCGTGGCTCGCGGGCGGCATGGCGGGCTTTGCCTCGGGCGTGCTGGGGTCGGCCATCTCGTTTGATGGGCCGCCGGTGGGCGCATACGGCCTGTATGCTGGCTGGGCGCCGCGAACATTTCTTGGCACGCTGGGCGTCTTTTTTGTCATCCGCGCGTCGCTCACCTGCGTGCTGCAGGCCGGGGCCGGGCTCTACACCCCCGAGGTGCTGCGCTATGCCGCATACGGCCTGCCTGCCACCATGCTGGGTACCCTCTGCGCCTTCCCCTTTGTAAAACGCATCGACCCCGCTCCCTTTCGCAATGTGCTGCAAGGCATTATTGCCATAGCGGCCCTTGTGTGCATCTGGCGGGCATGGCTATAA
- a CDS encoding GGDEF domain-containing protein, with translation MLFLLLCVMFVVRAYKALHAGSCLPSGPDDTAKLLFLMATVITPIVTFSIIAMTFARMEAELRCANEELQAMSETDALTSLANRRKFDAAYKSEWDRAMRLQQPMAVVILDVDDFKHYNDRYGHQVGDACLQALAQVLKAHTRRAMDVAARYGGEEFAMILPGMDGAAATALAEDVRRSFEQTGIEHAGLEPAGLEPAGPGQTKGRQRTVVTISAGVAALVPSGKERRFDLLSAADTALYAAKALGKNAVVLA, from the coding sequence GTGTTGTTTCTTCTGCTTTGCGTGATGTTTGTCGTGCGCGCCTACAAGGCCCTGCACGCCGGAAGCTGTCTGCCGTCCGGGCCGGACGATACGGCCAAACTGCTGTTTTTGATGGCAACGGTGATCACGCCGATTGTGACGTTCAGCATTATCGCCATGACCTTTGCCCGCATGGAGGCGGAGCTGCGCTGCGCCAATGAAGAGCTGCAGGCCATGTCCGAGACTGACGCCCTCACCAGCCTTGCCAATCGCCGCAAGTTTGACGCGGCCTATAAAAGCGAGTGGGACAGGGCCATGCGTCTGCAGCAGCCCATGGCGGTGGTAATTCTGGATGTTGACGACTTCAAGCACTACAACGACAGGTATGGACATCAGGTGGGCGACGCCTGCCTGCAAGCGCTGGCGCAGGTGCTCAAGGCGCATACGCGGCGTGCCATGGACGTGGCCGCCCGTTATGGCGGCGAGGAATTTGCCATGATCCTGCCGGGCATGGACGGGGCTGCTGCGACGGCCCTGGCCGAAGACGTGCGCAGGTCTTTTGAGCAGACAGGCATTGAGCACGCGGGCCTTGAACCCGCAGGCCTTGAACCCGCAGGTCCTGGCCAGACGAAGGGCCGCCAGCGCACCGTGGTTACCATCAGCGCCGGGGTTGCCGCTCTTGTCCCTTCGGGCAAGGAGCGCCGGTTTGACCTGTTGAGCGCGGCAGATACCGCCCTGTACGCCGCCAAGGCCCTGGGCAAAAATGCCGTTGTGCTTGCCTGA
- a CDS encoding bifunctional diguanylate cyclase/phosphodiesterase produces the protein MPADERSTWPTNGSPRGNNRRTFFITASSLFFLLALIWSATLWDLSRSEKEVQSTIEITTRTLARALSEHMMSTVKRLELTARELDDAWTPGTDNIDAQANRLKKSIGDLALQITIVNADGMVRYSTLPLTAAVSIADREHFRVHLTPPWRDVYVGKPVLGRVSGKWTIQFSSPIVRDDKLVGVIVLSVEPSYFASFFRSLGLDDLDSIDVIRSDGTLLVRSTGNGLVYGHVIRDTAYLDANSPVSGNFRRPSQIDGIERIFGYYKLNQYGMVFVVGSAVANAFTPFEQIRHVTLWGASLVSALLVALALLAYDSLRRRDDANRQLALTGQVFDFTGEAICITDSETNILAVNDSFCRLTGYAQSEILGMTPRELASGRHGQEFYRHMWDQLLAKGWWEGEIWNRKKDGTYYLEWLNIKVVRDLRGDITNYIGVFADIKKIAVTQRRIEFLATHDELTELPNRAVFCDRLNKLLESCPSTGCQFAIAFIDIDDFKIVNDSIGHAAGDNLLKEMARRLTAAAGNKATVSRFGGDEFTLLLEDADAQKATSIAQQIIESLRQPITVSEYEIYTGVSIGIALHPGHGNDISSLLQNADIAMYHAKEQGKNTYSFFNDDLQIKAAIQLQIESGLPRAITDNELVLHYQPQVALDTGRVVGLEALVRWQHPHDGLLFPGKFIPQAEKSRLIDKLGEWVADSAAAQVERWLAAGITPPKVSINISPSQFLRGAALPMIERILAKYAIPPHLLAIELTESALMTDPKEARNALGKFRDMGLEISIDDFGTGFSSLSSLRHYPISLLKIDQSFVRDLNQAPDACAITQTVIDLARYLGILSIAEGIENEGQYTKIKMMGCNVGQGFFFSKALSVADLEQKGIVAAGPTTIRPDS, from the coding sequence ATGCCCGCAGATGAACGCAGCACCTGGCCCACCAACGGCTCGCCACGCGGCAACAACCGACGCACATTTTTCATTACCGCGTCGTCTCTCTTTTTTTTGCTGGCGCTTATCTGGTCGGCAACCCTGTGGGATCTCTCCCGGTCCGAAAAAGAAGTTCAATCCACCATTGAAATCACCACGCGCACGCTGGCCCGCGCCCTGAGCGAGCACATGATGTCCACGGTCAAGCGGCTCGAGCTCACGGCACGCGAGCTTGACGACGCATGGACGCCCGGCACGGACAACATCGATGCGCAGGCGAACCGCCTTAAAAAAAGCATTGGCGACCTCGCCCTGCAAATCACCATTGTAAACGCCGACGGAATGGTCCGCTATTCCACGCTGCCCCTCACTGCCGCAGTCAGTATTGCAGACCGCGAGCATTTCAGGGTGCACCTCACCCCGCCCTGGCGTGATGTTTACGTGGGCAAACCCGTGTTGGGGCGGGTTTCCGGCAAATGGACAATCCAGTTTTCAAGCCCCATTGTGCGCGACGACAAACTTGTGGGCGTTATTGTCCTTTCGGTAGAGCCGAGCTACTTTGCATCTTTTTTTCGCAGTCTTGGTCTGGACGATCTGGATTCCATCGATGTCATACGCTCAGACGGCACGCTGCTTGTACGCTCCACAGGCAACGGGCTTGTCTACGGGCACGTAATACGGGATACGGCCTATCTTGATGCAAATTCGCCCGTCAGCGGCAACTTCAGACGCCCTTCGCAAATTGACGGCATCGAGCGCATTTTTGGCTACTACAAGCTCAACCAGTACGGCATGGTCTTTGTGGTGGGCAGCGCTGTGGCCAACGCCTTTACGCCCTTTGAGCAAATACGGCACGTCACGCTGTGGGGGGCCTCGCTGGTATCGGCCCTGCTGGTGGCGCTGGCCCTGCTTGCTTACGACAGCCTGCGCCGGCGCGACGATGCCAACAGGCAGCTGGCGCTGACCGGGCAGGTTTTTGATTTTACCGGCGAGGCCATCTGCATTACGGACAGTGAAACCAATATCCTCGCGGTCAACGATTCATTTTGCCGCCTCACGGGCTATGCGCAATCCGAGATTCTGGGCATGACCCCGAGGGAGCTGGCTTCTGGCCGCCACGGGCAGGAATTCTACCGGCATATGTGGGATCAGCTGCTCGCCAAGGGCTGGTGGGAGGGCGAAATATGGAACCGCAAAAAAGACGGAACCTACTATCTGGAATGGCTCAACATCAAGGTTGTGCGCGACCTGCGCGGCGACATCACCAATTATATCGGCGTATTTGCCGACATTAAAAAAATTGCCGTCACCCAGCGGCGCATCGAGTTTCTGGCAACCCACGACGAGCTTACCGAGCTGCCCAACCGCGCCGTATTCTGCGACCGCCTGAACAAACTGCTGGAGTCATGCCCCTCGACGGGCTGCCAATTTGCCATCGCCTTTATTGACATTGACGATTTTAAAATCGTCAACGATTCCATCGGGCATGCCGCTGGCGACAACCTGCTGAAAGAAATGGCCAGACGCCTCACCGCCGCTGCGGGCAACAAGGCCACCGTCTCGCGCTTCGGGGGCGACGAGTTTACGCTGCTGCTTGAAGACGCCGACGCCCAGAAGGCCACGTCCATCGCCCAGCAGATCATAGAATCGTTGCGGCAACCAATCACTGTCAGCGAGTATGAGATCTACACCGGGGTTAGCATCGGCATAGCCCTGCACCCCGGGCACGGCAACGACATCAGCAGCCTGCTGCAAAATGCCGACATCGCCATGTACCATGCCAAGGAACAAGGCAAAAACACTTACAGTTTCTTTAACGACGACCTGCAGATCAAGGCGGCCATACAACTGCAGATAGAGAGCGGCCTGCCCCGCGCCATCACCGACAACGAGCTTGTGCTGCACTACCAGCCGCAGGTGGCGCTTGATACAGGGCGGGTAGTTGGGCTTGAAGCCCTGGTGCGCTGGCAGCATCCGCACGACGGGCTGCTGTTCCCCGGCAAGTTTATTCCGCAGGCGGAAAAAAGCCGTCTTATCGACAAGCTGGGCGAATGGGTCGCCGACAGCGCCGCCGCACAGGTGGAGCGGTGGCTTGCCGCTGGCATAACCCCGCCCAAGGTGTCCATCAACATTTCGCCCTCGCAGTTTTTGCGGGGCGCGGCATTGCCCATGATAGAGCGCATCCTTGCCAAATACGCCATACCGCCGCACCTGCTGGCCATTGAACTGACCGAAAGCGCCCTGATGACCGACCCCAAGGAAGCCCGCAACGCCCTGGGAAAATTCAGGGATATGGGTCTGGAAATTTCCATTGACGATTTTGGCACCGGGTTTTCGTCGCTGTCTTCACTGCGCCACTACCCCATCAGTCTGCTGAAAATTGACCAGTCCTTTGTGCGCGATCTCAATCAGGCCCCGGACGCCTGCGCCATCACGCAAACGGTTATTGATCTGGCAAGATACCTCGGCATCCTGTCCATAGCAGAGGGCATTGAAAACGAAGGCCAGTATACAAAAATCAAGATGATGGGCTGCAATGTCGGGCAGGGCTTCTTTTTTTCAAAGGCCCTCTCGGTGGCGGATCTGGAACAAAAAGGCATTGTCGCTGCCGGGCCGACGACCATCAGGCCCGACAGCTAG
- a CDS encoding type I restriction endonuclease subunit R, whose translation MTSALTAKQVSASYGELPLVELHAISCFASLGWETANLYNETFGPDGTEGRTSAAGVILVPRLRKALERINPGYPATAYDQAIEQLTEDRSKQIPVNANQAFYKLLRDRVKVVLTDDKGNPQTVELSVIDWSNPENNDFFLAQQMWVSGEMYKRRCDLLGFVNGIPLIFIELKGPHVPLKSAYDDNLKDYKGQSIPQLFHPNAFILLSNGSQTRVGTLTSPWEHFFEWRRIDDETEAGSTSLETAIRGLCDKRRLLDIVENFTLFELARGGLIKKMAKNHQYLGVNRAIAQMITLRKSGDVEAAKKLGVFWHTQGSGKSISMVFFTQKILRTLPGKWTFVIVTDRSELDDQIYKTFTATGAITGAEVQASSGENLKLLLSQDHRYVFSLIQKFHTDKGVAYPQISDRSDIIVITDEAHRSQYDIFALNMRNALPNAAFLGFTGTPLIAGEEERTREVFGDYVSVYDFARSIEDGATVPLYYENRTPELQITNENLNRDIENLLEKAELDEAQEKKLEREFAREYHLITRNERLETIAADLVKHFLGRGYRGKAMMVCIDKATAVRMYDKVQALWKQQLADLRKQLKTAAGDAREVLAEKIMVMQSTDMAVIVSQGQNEVEDLKARGLNIVPHRQRMLSEDLDEKFKDPDSSLRLVFVCAMWITGFDVPTCSTLYLDKPMRNHTLMQTIARANRVAPGKSAGLIVDYVGIFRNLQDALRIYAKPNQPGQMPIKDKAALVAQLKELLKQAQSFCGALGIDLTGVVNTPPEKRLEALQKAMDVILEAGEDTVKAYLLLAGQVARTFKAILPDAEANAYAPMSVLVSYLGAMIKALRPAPDISGVMSDLDALLDDSIATEGYRIGDRPAAEALIDLSQIDFAALQQKFALGKKATETEKLKGQIEKKLEKMVRENKGRIDFMETFKKLIDSYNASSHNLEAFFKDLMDFAQNLTQEEQRAHRENLTEEELAIFDLLTQPEPELSDKEKGEVKKVAKELLAKLKAEKLVLDWRLKAQTKADVERTIRDFYIKLPTVYTPDLKKDKRVKTYAHIYENYFGAGQSIYQQATGTVC comes from the coding sequence ATGACTAGCGCTCTCACAGCCAAGCAAGTATCCGCCTCCTACGGGGAACTCCCCCTGGTCGAGCTACACGCGATCAGCTGTTTTGCATCCCTTGGCTGGGAGACGGCCAACCTCTACAACGAGACCTTCGGGCCGGATGGCACGGAAGGCCGCACGTCTGCCGCCGGGGTCATCCTTGTACCCCGGCTTCGCAAGGCGCTGGAACGCATCAATCCCGGTTACCCGGCCACTGCCTATGATCAGGCCATCGAGCAACTGACGGAGGATCGCTCGAAGCAGATTCCCGTCAACGCCAACCAGGCCTTCTACAAGCTGCTGCGGGACCGGGTGAAGGTTGTGCTTACCGACGACAAAGGCAACCCGCAGACGGTTGAACTTTCTGTCATCGACTGGAGCAACCCTGAAAACAACGATTTTTTTCTTGCACAGCAGATGTGGGTATCGGGCGAGATGTACAAGCGCCGCTGCGACCTGCTCGGCTTTGTCAACGGCATACCCCTGATCTTCATCGAACTGAAGGGCCCGCACGTTCCCCTGAAGTCTGCCTACGACGACAACCTGAAGGACTACAAGGGCCAGAGCATCCCGCAGCTCTTCCACCCCAATGCCTTCATCCTGCTGTCCAACGGCTCGCAGACCCGTGTGGGCACCCTGACCAGCCCCTGGGAACATTTTTTTGAATGGCGGCGGATCGACGATGAAACAGAGGCCGGTTCCACCAGCCTTGAGACCGCCATTCGCGGTCTCTGCGACAAACGGCGGCTGCTCGACATTGTGGAAAACTTCACCCTGTTCGAGCTGGCGCGCGGCGGCCTGATCAAAAAGATGGCCAAAAACCACCAGTACCTGGGCGTAAACAGGGCCATTGCCCAGATGATCACGCTGCGAAAATCCGGAGATGTGGAAGCAGCCAAGAAGCTTGGCGTCTTCTGGCACACGCAGGGGAGCGGCAAGAGCATTTCCATGGTGTTCTTCACCCAGAAGATTCTGCGCACCCTGCCCGGCAAGTGGACCTTTGTGATCGTTACCGACCGCTCCGAACTGGACGATCAAATCTACAAGACCTTCACGGCAACCGGCGCGATCACGGGGGCGGAAGTGCAGGCCAGCAGCGGGGAAAACCTGAAGTTGCTGCTGTCGCAGGATCACCGCTACGTCTTTAGCCTGATACAGAAGTTCCACACGGACAAGGGCGTGGCTTACCCGCAGATATCGGACCGCAGCGACATTATCGTGATCACCGACGAGGCCCACCGCAGCCAGTACGACATCTTCGCGCTGAACATGCGCAATGCCCTGCCCAATGCCGCCTTTCTCGGCTTTACCGGAACGCCGCTGATTGCCGGGGAGGAAGAACGAACCCGCGAAGTATTTGGCGACTACGTCTCGGTCTATGACTTTGCCCGATCCATCGAGGATGGGGCCACGGTGCCGCTCTACTACGAAAACCGGACGCCGGAACTGCAGATCACCAACGAAAACCTGAACAGGGACATCGAGAACCTCCTCGAAAAAGCCGAGCTTGACGAGGCCCAGGAAAAGAAGCTGGAGCGGGAATTTGCCCGCGAGTACCACCTGATTACCCGCAATGAGCGGCTGGAGACCATCGCCGCCGATCTGGTGAAGCATTTTCTCGGTCGAGGCTATCGTGGCAAGGCCATGATGGTCTGCATCGACAAGGCCACGGCTGTACGGATGTACGACAAGGTGCAAGCCCTCTGGAAGCAACAGCTGGCTGATCTGCGCAAGCAGCTGAAGACAGCCGCCGGGGACGCCAGAGAAGTGCTCGCCGAAAAAATCATGGTCATGCAGAGCACCGATATGGCCGTGATTGTGTCGCAAGGCCAGAACGAAGTTGAAGACCTCAAGGCCAGGGGGCTAAATATCGTTCCGCACCGTCAGCGGATGCTCAGCGAGGATCTGGACGAAAAGTTCAAGGACCCCGACAGTTCTCTGCGTCTGGTCTTCGTCTGCGCCATGTGGATTACCGGCTTTGACGTGCCGACCTGCTCGACCCTGTACCTCGACAAGCCAATGCGGAACCACACCCTGATGCAGACCATTGCTCGGGCCAACCGTGTGGCGCCGGGCAAGAGCGCCGGTCTGATTGTCGATTATGTGGGTATTTTCCGCAACCTTCAGGATGCCCTGCGCATCTACGCCAAGCCCAATCAGCCGGGGCAAATGCCCATCAAGGACAAGGCGGCTCTGGTGGCGCAACTGAAGGAGCTGCTCAAGCAAGCACAATCGTTCTGTGGGGCCCTCGGAATCGATCTGACGGGGGTCGTAAACACTCCGCCGGAAAAACGCCTGGAGGCCCTGCAAAAGGCCATGGACGTGATCCTTGAAGCCGGGGAAGACACGGTCAAGGCATACCTGCTCCTGGCCGGTCAGGTGGCTAGAACCTTCAAGGCGATCCTTCCCGATGCCGAGGCCAATGCTTACGCCCCCATGTCTGTTCTGGTGTCTTACCTCGGGGCAATGATCAAGGCGCTGCGCCCTGCGCCGGACATCTCCGGGGTGATGAGCGACCTGGATGCCCTGCTGGATGACTCCATTGCAACCGAAGGCTACCGCATCGGGGACCGCCCGGCGGCTGAAGCCCTGATCGACCTCTCGCAGATCGATTTTGCCGCTCTTCAGCAGAAGTTTGCGCTGGGTAAAAAAGCTACCGAGACCGAAAAGCTCAAGGGGCAGATTGAGAAAAAACTGGAGAAGATGGTCCGGGAGAACAAGGGACGGATCGACTTCATGGAGACGTTCAAGAAGCTGATCGACAGCTACAACGCCTCCAGCCACAACCTCGAAGCCTTTTTCAAGGATTTGATGGATTTTGCCCAGAACCTGACGCAAGAGGAACAACGGGCACACCGGGAAAACCTCACCGAGGAGGAGCTGGCCATCTTCGACCTGCTGACGCAGCCCGAGCCGGAACTGAGCGACAAAGAAAAAGGCGAGGTCAAAAAGGTGGCCAAGGAGCTTTTGGCCAAACTGAAAGCCGAAAAGCTGGTGCTGGATTGGCGACTGAAGGCCCAGACCAAGGCTGACGTTGAGCGAACCATCCGGGACTTCTACATCAAGCTGCCGACAGTCTACACGCCCGACCTGAAAAAGGACAAACGGGTGAAGACCTACGCGCACATCTATGAAAACTACTTTGGGGCGGGGCAGAGCATCTACCAGCAAGCCACGGGCACCGTGTGTTAA
- a CDS encoding restriction endonuclease subunit S → METRWPLATIDSLCTSVTSGGTPSRSNPAYYKNGTIPWIKTGELKDWYIDSIQEQITEVALRESSAKLFPNDTVLFAMYGDGKTMGSVGLLRKPCATNQACCAMLADSSKCDAKFLLYSLIYFRPAILKLTIAGAQRNLNGTTIKQFKIGVPPIPTQRRIASILSAYDELIENNTRRIAILEEMARRIYEEWFVRFRFPGHEQVKMVESELGLIPEGWSLCRLDELYKTASGGTPSRQRAEYFGGNIHWVKTQELQNNWIFETSEKITEIGLANSSAKIFPTGTVLVAMYGATIGQLGILGVAAATNQACCAVIPRLENFGTTYAYLTLQVRRQELIDLRAGAAQQNINQIVVRQFPMLVPSDHSLLPRFTATVTPLLELSSVLQRTNANLRATRDLLLPKLISGEIDVSTLPEPEEVITA, encoded by the coding sequence GTGGAAACTCGTTGGCCCCTTGCCACGATTGATTCGCTCTGTACTAGCGTTACGAGTGGCGGCACTCCCTCACGCTCAAATCCAGCTTACTACAAAAACGGCACAATCCCTTGGATTAAGACTGGTGAGCTGAAGGATTGGTATATCGACTCCATCCAGGAGCAGATCACCGAAGTTGCACTTCGTGAATCATCTGCCAAATTGTTTCCCAATGACACAGTCTTATTTGCTATGTATGGAGACGGCAAGACAATGGGTAGCGTGGGATTGTTACGTAAACCCTGCGCAACCAACCAAGCTTGCTGCGCAATGCTCGCAGACTCTTCAAAATGCGATGCTAAATTCCTTCTGTATTCGTTGATCTATTTTCGTCCAGCAATACTCAAACTTACAATTGCAGGAGCACAAAGAAACCTCAACGGAACAACGATTAAGCAATTCAAAATTGGTGTACCTCCGATCCCGACCCAGCGCCGTATCGCCTCTATCCTGTCCGCCTACGACGAGCTGATCGAGAACAACACGCGGCGAATTGCCATACTTGAGGAAATGGCCCGGCGAATCTATGAGGAGTGGTTTGTCCGCTTCCGTTTTCCGGGGCATGAACAGGTAAAGATGGTGGAGTCTGAGCTTGGGTTGATCCCGGAGGGTTGGTCACTTTGTAGGCTTGATGAACTCTACAAGACCGCATCAGGAGGCACTCCAAGTCGCCAGCGAGCCGAATATTTTGGTGGCAATATCCACTGGGTGAAGACACAAGAGCTTCAAAACAACTGGATTTTTGAGACCTCTGAAAAAATTACGGAGATTGGATTAGCCAACTCATCAGCCAAGATATTTCCTACAGGGACAGTCCTAGTGGCAATGTATGGAGCAACGATAGGCCAACTAGGTATCCTTGGTGTAGCAGCTGCAACGAATCAAGCTTGTTGTGCAGTTATCCCCAGGTTAGAAAACTTCGGAACAACTTACGCATACTTGACGCTGCAAGTTCGTCGGCAGGAACTCATTGATTTACGTGCAGGGGCCGCCCAACAAAATATTAACCAGATAGTGGTGAGGCAATTCCCAATGTTGGTTCCAAGCGACCATTCGCTGCTCCCTCGTTTCACTGCGACAGTTACCCCTCTCCTTGAACTGTCATCAGTGCTTCAACGAACCAACGCCAACCTCCGCGCCACCCGCGACCTCCTGCTCCCAAAGCTCATCTCCGGCGAAATCGACGTTTCCACCCTGCCCGAACCTGAGGAGGTCATCACGGCATGA